One segment of Haliotis asinina isolate JCU_RB_2024 chromosome 12, JCU_Hal_asi_v2, whole genome shotgun sequence DNA contains the following:
- the LOC137258367 gene encoding derlin-1-like, translating into MASSDIGDWYRSIPQMTRYWFTGSVVVPLVGKLGILSPLWFILQFEPFIYRFQIWRPLTAVLYYPISGPRGFHFLMNLYFLYSYSTRLETGVFDGKPADYLFMLIFNWVCLTIIGLMSGLMLLMDPMVLSVLYVWCQLNKDTIVTFWFGTRFKAMYLPWVLLAFNMIIADGGMLELIGIIVGHLYFFLMFKYPQDFGGARLLSVPQFLYNYFPNRRGGVAGFGMAPSSRRRQDDGRDDPRGHNWGRGQNLGGN; encoded by the exons ATGGCATCTAGTGACATTGGAGACTGGTATCGTAGCATACCACAAATGACAAGATACTGGTTCACAGGTTCGGTTGTTGTGCCATTGGTTGGAAAGCTCGGTATATTGAGCCCTCTCTGGTTCATTCTTCAATTCGAACCGTTCATTTACAGGTTCCAG ATATGGAGACCCTTGACTGCTGTACTGTACTACCCAATATCAGGTCCACGAGGATTTCACTTTTTGATGAATCTCTATTTCTTGTATTCATATTCTACCAGACTGGAAACAG GGGTGTTTGATGGAAAACCAGCTGATTACCTGTTCATGCTCATATTCAACTGGGTTTGCCTAACT ATCATTGGACTGATGTCTGGTCTGATG CTTCTTATGGATCCAATGGTGCTAAGTGTCCTGTATGTCTGGTGCCAGCTCAATAAGGATACCATCGTCACGTTTTGGTTTGGCACTCGCTTCAAG GCGATGTACCTGCCCTGGGTCCTCCTGGCCTTCAACATGATCATTGCTGATGG AGGAATGTTGGAGCTGATTGGCATCATTGTGGGGCATCTCTACTTCTTCCTTATGTTCAAGTACCCTCAGGACTTCGGTGGAGCCAGGCTCTTGAGTGTGCCACAGTTTCT ATACAATTACTTTCCCAACAGGAGAGGGGGCGTTGCAGGATTTGGAATGGCCCCATCAAGCAGACGGCGACAAGATGATGGCCGTGATGACCCCAGGGGTCATAATTGGGGACGAGGTCAAAACTTGGGCGGAAACTGA